A single Thunnus thynnus chromosome 6, fThuThy2.1, whole genome shotgun sequence DNA region contains:
- the LOC137183988 gene encoding zinc finger protein PLAGL2-like → MYHQQDHLKSQLQESHPANRQLFHCQECGKQYNTQLGYRRHLVAAHSAAAGLPCTEGAPSLLEHLGGHIDRPPPSEGNTNAALPVRERKYSCERCDRRFYTRKDVRRHAVVHTGRRDFLCPRCAQRFGRRDHLTRHLKKSHAQESGLMPPGTPSTPVATLTPPTQCPAKEEPNPVTSDMGSVTKEAMETFSRDMYNSYPMANPVPGMGHPHGLMQGSLSSSMNVGHHMPPPSSHLHHHHLQPPAAQQQQSYSNMSRYQHGSTSYPRADVDSFLLDLQSAPPPHLSAVNSSTSNSASPQREVLGEGVGASSDPHLLSRSPTIPSTELSCTTNMDLGPLLGFLPFSLPAYSPHMGMGGLVMSYPPTTTSTPSPSSSTGLSSQAPGPFTFFQPPQAHVPQGPGAHNHSQLPQAYSSPAMSTSSSLPHYYQAFQQ, encoded by the coding sequence ATGTACCACCAGCAGGACCATCTGAAGAGCCAGCTGCAGGAGAGCCACCCAGCTAACAGGCAGCTCTTTCACTGCCAGGAGTGTGGGAAGCAGTACAACACCCAGCTGGGTTATAGACGCCACCTGGTGGCAGCCCACAGCGCTGCAGCAGGCCTGCCCTGCACAGAGGGGGCCCCATCCCTGCTGGAGCACCTGGGTGGCCATATTGACAGGCCTCCACCATCAGAGGGCAACACTAACGCTGCTCTGCCCGTGAGAGAAAGGAAGTACTCATGTGAGCGATGTGACCGCCGTTTTTACACCCGTAAGGATGTACGGCGCCACGCCGTGGTGCACACTGGGCGCCGTGACTTCCTGTGCCCCCGCTGTGCACAACGCTTTGGCCGCAGAGACCACCTGACCCGTCACTTAAAGAAGAGTCACGCCCAGGAGTCAGGGTTGATGCCACCTGGTACACCCAGCACTCCCGTGGCTACACTCACCCCCCCCACCCAGTGCCCAGCGAAGGAGGAGCCTAACCCTGTGACCTCTGACATGGGCTCTGTCACCAAGGAGGCCATGGAGACTTTCTCCAGGGACATGTACAACTCATACCCAATGGCCAATCCTGTCCCCGGGATGGGTCATCCTCATGGCCTCATGCAGGGCTCCTTGTCCTCGAGCATGAATGTCGGTCACCACATGCCCCCCCCATCCTCTCACCTACACCACCATCACCTGCAGCCACCAgcagcccagcagcagcagtcctacaGCAACATGTCCAGGTACCAGCACGGATCTACCTCATATCCTCGCGCCGACGTGGACAGTTTCCTGCTGGACCTGCAGAGCGCCCCCCCACCTCATCTGAGTGCAGTCAACTCTTCTACCTCTAATTCTGCCTCCCCTCAGAGGGAGGTGCTGGGTGAAGGGGTGGGTGCCAGCAGCGACCCCCACCTGCTGTCTAGGAGCCCCACTATCCCCTCAACCGAGCTGTCCTGCACCACTAACATGGACCTTGGGCCTCTGCTGGGCTTCTTGCCTTTCAGCCTGCCGGCCTACAGCCCTCACATGGGGATGGGAGGGTTAGTGATGAGCTATCCACctaccaccacctccaccccctCTCCATCCTCTTCAACTGGGCTGTCCTCTCAGGCTCCAGGGCCTTTTACCTTCTTCCAGCCCCCCCAGGCTCATGTACCCCAGGGCCCTGGAGCCCATAACCACAGCCAGCTACCTCAGGCATACAGCAGTCCTGCTATGAGCACTTCCAGCTCCCTACCTCACTACTACCAGGCCTTTCAGCAGTAA